In Staphylococcus lloydii, the following proteins share a genomic window:
- the rpmI gene encoding 50S ribosomal protein L35: MPKMKTHRGAAKRVKRTGSGQLKRSRAFTSHLFANKNTKQKRQLRKAKLVHKSDVKRVKQLLAYKK; the protein is encoded by the coding sequence ATGCCTAAAATGAAAACACACCGTGGAGCAGCTAAACGTGTTAAAAGAACTGGTTCAGGACAATTAAAACGTTCAAGAGCTTTCACATCTCACTTATTTGCAAACAAAAACACTAAACAAAAACGTCAATTACGTAAAGCTAAGTTAGTTCATAAATCAGACGTAAAACGCGTAAAACAATTATTAGCTTACAAAAAATAA
- a CDS encoding NUDIX domain-containing protein: MSKFDERIIVVPRNILFDEENNQFNGFLANDSTKGQEIFDTLSQYEVKRRGDMEEDPNYKQLISYCLLENENDQLLVYERLSGGGEDRLHGQSSIGVGGHMNDIVGADTINEVLRTNAQRELEEEVGLASEESQNLQYIGFINDDTNEVGEVHLGVVFKIKVNSNDVEVQETDTLKIKWVEQGSIDNYDDFETWSALILEALQ; this comes from the coding sequence ATGTCTAAATTCGATGAACGCATTATAGTAGTGCCACGTAACATATTATTTGATGAAGAAAATAATCAATTTAATGGCTTTTTAGCTAACGATAGTACAAAAGGTCAAGAAATATTCGATACACTTAGTCAATACGAAGTTAAACGTAGAGGCGATATGGAAGAAGATCCTAACTACAAGCAATTAATTTCATACTGTTTGTTAGAAAATGAAAATGATCAACTTTTAGTCTATGAGAGACTATCTGGTGGAGGCGAAGATCGCTTACATGGTCAATCATCTATTGGAGTAGGTGGTCATATGAACGATATCGTAGGTGCAGATACTATTAATGAGGTATTAAGAACGAATGCGCAACGTGAATTAGAAGAAGAAGTTGGGCTAGCATCAGAAGAATCACAAAATTTACAATACATAGGCTTTATTAATGATGACACGAATGAAGTGGGCGAAGTACATCTAGGTGTTGTGTTCAAAATCAAAGTGAATTCAAATGATGTAGAGGTACAAGAGACTGATACTTTAAAAATTAAATGGGTTGAACAAGGAAGTATCGATAATTACGATGACTTTGAAACATGGAGTGCTTTAATTTTAGAAGCTTTACAATAG
- the infC gene encoding translation initiation factor IF-3, translated as MSIIAKDQTQVNDKIRAKELRLIGQDGEQIGVKPKSEALEMADRVGLDVVVVAPNAKPPVGRIMDYGKYKFEQQKKEKEMKKKQKTINVKEIRLSPTIEEHDFQTKLKNGRKFLSKGDKCKVSIRFRGRAITHKEIGQRVLEKFAEECKDIASVEQKPKMEGRQMFIMLSPTAEK; from the coding sequence GTGTCAATCATAGCTAAAGATCAAACTCAAGTAAACGATAAGATTCGTGCGAAAGAATTAAGATTAATTGGTCAAGATGGTGAACAAATTGGTGTTAAACCAAAAAGTGAAGCATTAGAAATGGCCGATCGTGTAGGTTTAGACGTTGTAGTCGTAGCACCAAACGCTAAGCCGCCTGTTGGTAGAATTATGGATTACGGTAAATACAAATTCGAACAACAGAAAAAAGAAAAAGAAATGAAGAAGAAACAAAAAACAATAAACGTAAAAGAAATACGTTTAAGTCCAACTATTGAAGAACATGACTTCCAAACAAAATTAAAAAATGGTCGTAAGTTCTTATCAAAAGGGGACAAATGTAAAGTTTCTATTCGTTTTAGAGGTAGAGCAATTACACATAAAGAAATTGGACAAAGAGTTTTAGAAAAATTCGCTGAAGAATGTAAAGATATCGCTTCAGTTGAACAGAAACCTAAAATGGAAGGTCGTCAAATGTTCATTATGTTAAGCCCTACAGCTGAAAAATAA
- a CDS encoding amino acid permease, whose protein sequence is MEKNQHDGVKRGLKDRHISMIAIGGCIGTGLFMTSGGAIHDAGALGALLAYAIIGAMVFFLMTSLGEMATYLPVSGSFSTYATRFVDPSLGFALGWNYWFNWVITVAADVTIAAQVIEYWTPLQSLPAWIWSSIFLIIIFGLNALSVRVYGESEYWFALIKVVTVIIFIIIGLLTIVGIMGGKFVGFETFTAGQGPILGDGLGGSLLTILGVFLVAGFSFQGTELIGITAGESENPERAVPKAIKQVFWRILLFYILAIFVIGMIIPYNSPALMGGDSDVATSPFTLVFKNAGLAFAASFMNAVILTSVLSAGNSGMYASTRMLYSMSKDKLAFPIFSKTNKSGVPYLSLLVTALIVIAIFALQHISGDAYEYIVAASGMTGFIAWVGIAISHYRFRKAFDKQHYDKSVLKYKAKLFPFGPIFAGILCVIVIIGQDVDFIQTGHFNLNRFVITYMGIPVFLAFFIYHKLRYKTKMIPLEKVDLRQDVDMEEIKSHK, encoded by the coding sequence ATGGAAAAAAATCAACATGATGGGGTTAAAAGAGGACTAAAAGACCGCCATATTTCAATGATTGCAATAGGCGGCTGTATCGGTACTGGTTTGTTTATGACATCAGGCGGTGCCATTCATGATGCTGGCGCATTAGGTGCTTTACTAGCTTATGCAATTATCGGCGCAATGGTGTTTTTCTTGATGACATCGTTAGGGGAAATGGCAACATATTTACCAGTATCTGGCTCATTCAGCACATACGCTACTAGATTCGTAGATCCTTCTTTAGGGTTTGCCTTAGGTTGGAATTATTGGTTTAACTGGGTTATAACTGTTGCTGCCGATGTCACGATAGCGGCACAAGTTATTGAATATTGGACGCCGTTACAATCATTACCGGCTTGGATATGGAGTAGTATTTTCTTAATCATTATCTTTGGATTAAATGCGTTATCTGTACGTGTTTATGGTGAGAGCGAATATTGGTTTGCGTTAATTAAAGTTGTTACAGTCATTATCTTTATTATTATCGGCTTATTAACAATCGTAGGTATCATGGGTGGAAAATTTGTAGGATTTGAAACCTTTACAGCAGGCCAAGGACCTATCTTAGGAGACGGATTAGGTGGTAGCTTGTTGACTATACTCGGTGTATTCTTAGTTGCTGGTTTCTCATTCCAAGGAACAGAATTGATAGGTATTACTGCAGGAGAGTCAGAGAATCCAGAACGTGCAGTACCAAAAGCTATAAAACAAGTGTTTTGGCGTATCTTACTATTTTACATTTTAGCGATTTTCGTAATTGGTATGATTATTCCATATAATAGCCCAGCATTGATGGGTGGAGATAGCGACGTTGCAACTTCTCCGTTTACGCTTGTATTTAAAAATGCAGGATTAGCATTTGCTGCATCATTTATGAATGCAGTTATATTAACTTCAGTATTGTCAGCAGGTAACTCTGGTATGTATGCTTCAACGCGTATGCTTTATTCTATGAGTAAAGATAAATTAGCCTTTCCAATTTTTTCTAAGACTAATAAAAGCGGCGTACCATATCTTTCGTTATTAGTAACTGCGCTTATTGTAATTGCTATCTTTGCGCTACAACATATTAGTGGAGATGCGTATGAATATATCGTAGCTGCTAGTGGTATGACTGGATTTATTGCTTGGGTAGGTATTGCAATAAGTCACTATCGTTTTAGAAAAGCTTTTGATAAACAACACTATGATAAATCTGTATTAAAATATAAAGCTAAATTGTTCCCATTTGGTCCGATTTTTGCTGGTATTTTATGTGTGATTGTAATCATTGGTCAAGATGTAGATTTTATTCAAACTGGCCATTTTAACCTTAATCGTTTTGTCATTACTTATATGGGGATTCCAGTATTTTTAGCATTCTTTATCTATCATAAATTACGTTACAAAACTAAGATGATACCATTAGAAAAAGTAGATCTTAGACAAGATGTTGATATGGAAGAAATAAAATCACATAAATAA
- the rplT gene encoding 50S ribosomal protein L20, producing MPRVKGGTVTRARRKKTIKLAKGYFGAKRTLYKVAKQQVMKSGQYAFRDRRQRKRDFRKLWITRINAAARQHDISYSRLMNGLKKAEIDINRKMLSEIAISDDKAFGELVTKAKDALK from the coding sequence ATGCCACGAGTAAAAGGTGGAACAGTAACAAGAGCTCGTCGTAAAAAGACGATCAAATTAGCAAAAGGTTACTTCGGTGCTAAACGTACTTTATATAAAGTAGCAAAACAACAAGTTATGAAATCAGGTCAATACGCTTTCCGTGACCGTCGTCAAAGAAAACGTGATTTCCGTAAATTATGGATTACACGTATTAATGCAGCTGCACGTCAACATGACATCAGCTACTCTAGATTAATGAACGGCTTGAAAAAAGCTGAAATTGATATTAACCGTAAAATGTTATCTGAAATTGCTATTTCAGACGACAAAGCTTTCGGTGAATTAGTAACTAAAGCAAAAGATGCTTTAAAATAA
- the tig gene encoding trigger factor — protein MTATWEKKEGNEGVLSVTVPAEKLDKALDQAFKKVVKQINVPGFRKGKVPRQIFEQRFGVEALYQDAADILLPEAYGEAIEETGIKPVDQPEIDVQQIEKGQDFKFDATVVVEPEVQLGDYKGLEIEKQNAELTDEEVQESIDHQLGHLAEMVVKEDGAVEDGDTVNIDFDGYVDGEQFEGGQAEGYDLEIGSGMFIPGFEEQLIGAKTGEEKDVTVTFPEEYHAEELAGKEATFKTKVNEIKAKEVPELTDEIANELDSEANSVDEFKENTRKRLAEQKETDAENAQKEEAINKAANNATIDIPEAMVNTELDRMVQEFGQRMQQQGLNLETYFQISGQDESQLREQMKDDAQERVKTNLTLTAIADAENVEVSDEDIDKELEKMSGQFNISVEDIKQTLGNTDIVKNDVRIQKVIDLLVDEAKLVEPAKEDKEA, from the coding sequence ATGACAGCAACTTGGGAAAAAAAGGAAGGTAACGAAGGCGTATTATCAGTTACAGTTCCTGCAGAAAAATTAGACAAAGCATTAGATCAAGCTTTCAAAAAAGTAGTAAAACAAATTAATGTACCTGGTTTCCGTAAAGGTAAAGTACCACGTCAAATCTTTGAACAACGTTTTGGTGTAGAAGCACTTTATCAAGATGCGGCTGACATTTTATTACCAGAAGCATATGGTGAAGCTATCGAAGAAACTGGCATTAAACCAGTTGACCAACCTGAAATCGATGTTCAACAAATCGAAAAAGGTCAAGACTTCAAATTTGATGCTACAGTTGTAGTTGAACCAGAAGTTCAATTAGGAGACTATAAAGGTCTTGAAATTGAAAAACAAAATGCTGAGTTAACTGATGAAGAAGTTCAAGAATCAATCGATCATCAATTAGGTCATTTAGCTGAAATGGTTGTTAAAGAAGACGGTGCCGTTGAAGATGGCGACACAGTAAATATCGACTTCGATGGTTATGTAGATGGCGAACAATTCGAAGGCGGACAAGCTGAAGGTTATGACTTAGAAATTGGTTCAGGTATGTTTATCCCTGGATTTGAAGAACAATTAATCGGTGCTAAAACTGGAGAAGAAAAAGACGTTACAGTTACTTTCCCAGAAGAGTATCATGCAGAAGAATTAGCTGGAAAAGAAGCTACATTCAAAACTAAAGTAAACGAAATTAAAGCTAAAGAAGTTCCTGAATTAACTGACGAAATTGCTAACGAATTAGATTCAGAAGCAAATTCAGTTGATGAGTTTAAAGAAAATACTCGTAAACGTTTAGCTGAACAAAAAGAAACTGATGCAGAAAATGCACAAAAAGAAGAAGCAATTAATAAAGCTGCTAACAATGCAACTATCGATATTCCAGAAGCAATGGTTAATACTGAATTAGACCGCATGGTTCAAGAATTTGGACAACGTATGCAACAACAAGGTTTAAATTTAGAAACTTATTTCCAAATTTCAGGTCAAGACGAGTCTCAATTAAGAGAACAAATGAAAGACGATGCACAAGAACGTGTTAAAACAAACTTAACATTAACTGCAATCGCTGACGCTGAAAATGTTGAAGTATCTGATGAAGATATCGATAAAGAATTAGAAAAAATGAGTGGTCAATTTAATATCTCAGTTGAAGATATTAAACAAACATTAGGTAACACTGACATTGTTAAAAATGACGTGCGTATCCAAAAAGTTATCGACTTACTTGTTGACGAAGCAAAATTAGTAGAACCTGCTAAAGAAGACAAAGAAGCATAA